AGACAAAGATGTTTagtgtcattttcttttaatttgaaacacattttttataacaaattaaaagtattttgtttCAGTGTAAATTGGATCCTTTTCATTGCGTTTATTCTATTCTTTTTAGTCTATTCTTTCATTATGTTTATTTGGATTTTGCCTATATAAGCACTGACTGGTGCTATATAAATGTGTCTATCAATTTCCTTGATGTCGTTCCGAATACAAGTAGTAGTCAATAAGTGCAGCTACACTTTGTCTGATTTCTGAGAGGGCACAACAGCAGTTAAGTGCACACTTGTTATTGACAATACTGTCTttccctgtgtgtatgtgtgtgtgtgtgtgtccgaatctgtgcatgtgtgtgtatctctatgaatatgtactgtatttctgACTGTAGCATATATTTTGGCCCCTGGACATTCAACCTTTACTCATTCTGAAAAGAATCTCTTCTCCACAGTCAAATCTGGCCACCATTCCTCCTACTAGTGCATTGACAACACCTTACTGGCACCCAGTGGTGAATGTAGGTACTACATCCACTTGATGTTTGGCCGACAGCAGGGAGGATGGAGAACTGTTTATAAGTGGCATTTGCCCCTAATTAAAAGCAGCACTTCTTGGAGCACTTGGTCTGTAGAAGGACTAGCATCCACAGTGACACATGCTGGGCCCCTGATCCTCTGGTAAGCCTTCTCCACtctgaaagagacacacaaacacattgttcAACAAGTGAAGAAAATAAGCATATAAACACAATAAATGACACTTTACACTGGATAATATTTGTTAGGACAATTTTGAGTATTCTGACTGCTCAAAGTTTTAGTGAAAAGTGAGGCGAATGATACAATGCATAACGTGAGAAATTTAATATGAGAAACAACACAGATGGTTCAGGGAGTGCAGCCATTTCCTGAGACAAATGAAGAACAGGCTTTGTGATAGTGATTGACCAAGTCTGCAgaatctctcactctctcagtgGCTGACAGTCGGCTCCCTCCATTTTCTAATTCTGCTGGCCAAACATCTGGCTGTCCCATGTGGAAAGGCCATTATGTCAGGATAGAGGATGAATGAAAGTAGCCATCGACCTGTCTGCGTAGCGACTATCTGGGCAACCAGTGCCTTGCGAGTTTTGACCAGCTTAATGGAGCACAACAGCTCAGCAACTAATCACCTGTTCTTTCTCATCAGCTGCTTCCCCCATGGGACAGTAATTGATTGTTAAGTGTTTGATGGATCAGACTCAGACTGAGCTGACCTGACTCAGTGGAACGTGCAGTACAGTTTGTAGCCCATCTGTGGTTTCATGTTTTTACACTCAGAGAACTTTTTTCATCACAGGCTGTAGAGCATTTGTCCACACATGTCACATCACTATGTGTGTCAACTGAgggtttcttctctctctcggtCATTACCCACTCGGTGTAACATACAGTGGTAGTACTGTGGACCTCAGTCTGATGAATGGatactgtatgaatgtgtataaTGCAATCTCAAAGACACCTACAGAACCATAATTATGTTGCAACGTATGCCTACTAATAATTCTCATATTATGAAATTATTTTGGCTTTTTGTACATATTATTTAGTGATATTTTTGTCTTAAAactatgaattttttaaaaCAGGTGGACATTTTAGATGAAATGGTTGTTTCCAGAGCAATTTTACGTGTGCATTTTTCTAACGAGGCCGATAACTGCTGGTATGATGATTACAATTCAAGGAATCTCTTGCAACTAGTTTACTGGCATTGCAAACAACTAAAATGCACTCAAACTCTTGCTTTAGAAAAAAGCGTAATTTGTGTATGAAAGGAGGATTAATCCATTAGGTGATCTCCAAAACAATGAAATGCCAACTGCTTTGGATAATAAGAAATCAAATCACAAACATATGATCATGATCTCAAATCTGagcatttgttgttgttttgtatgaCTGTAAATTAAATAACTCTGGGTTTTCAACTTTTGGCAACACATAACAAGTAATTTGAAGACATCACATTGGGTTTCTTTTCataattttctgatattttgtaAACCAAAcaatagtcttgctttgccagatcttcctccacagcgctacaAAGGAGGGTTTTTCTAGTTCACATAGCaatctgggatgggaggaaaaaaaacatactctcgtttattggcatttctaaaaaccaatcacaatcgtcttgtgcggtgctaagcgccgagCCTAGCAacggagccgctgcaaaatagatttgggaaggaacttgttttggtggaacataaacgttcaaaggttgttttagttgtacaacagaaaactcagattggaatCAGCAATCAGCAGATTTGTTGATGTTGAAATTAATGAACTCTACCTAGTATTTGAAAAGCCTAATTGCCATGTAATGTCAAATGTAATCCAAATACATTACTTGAGTCTGAAAAGCTTGTTGTGGTCCAGCTCTTGCTCCTCCTTAGTCTCTCCTTGAGCTCTGTTCCTCagccttctcttcctctcctcaggGTCCAGGGTGAGTAAGACCACCAGGCTGGGCTGGAGCAGGTCGCTGGGCCAGTGGTAAACTTCTGAATCCTCCGCTGGCAGGTTGCACACTGCACCGCTCACTGCTGTGGCGATGGCATACGCTGCTGTGCTGTGCCAGAATCTGGAGACAGACAGTGGATGGTGGATTGAAAGGTGATCAGGTAACTCACAGGTGGAGTAGGATATGTTAAACATTGAAGTGTAGGTCTAGGTCCTAGTGGAATGCCTCTATTGCCCCTGCTATCTCAAAACAGGTCACAAAACAGGCAAACGTCACAACACTTGCAACATCTCAGCTGTCTTTACCTGTCAACGATGACCGGTCTCTTCATGCCCTCCTGGCCTATTTGATCTGCTGTGATGTAGTTCCCCAGCGCGTAGAAGGCCCTGCGGATGAGGGGCGGCTCCCGATCAAAGCGGGCCCTCATGGGGGACAGACACTGGGGAGGGGACCGCAAAAGACAGGCCCCAAGAGTATCCCTCAGAGACTCAGTCAGTGTGGTTTTACCTGTGGTGGGGAGAGGGAGGTAAGAATCACctcaaatacaaaagaaaaaacacaaaggctGGGAGAGTTTTCAGAGACCAAAAAAGCAGAGGTCATcccattttaacttttttaaatgtaataaggGACCGAAGTGACtctttaaaagttaaaactCCCATCCTTCCTACATGGTCGAGTTTTCATGAGGTTTGCAAAGAGAATTAGATGAGCGAGCTCTTCAATAAACCATTTTCACAGTGATGTAACTTTCCTGAGGTCATGATACATGATATTCCATTAGGCAAAGCTCGCTGGCAGATAATGGCTTTAGCAGAGACCAACTGGCCATCACTTAAGCAATACATCTATACATCAGACTGATCCCATATTTATTTATGAGGTAATGGCATTAACCTGTGGCATCCAGGCCCTCTATGACAATAACAGGGAAGTCTGGTTTACTTCTGGCCTCCGCTCTGCTggccagcagctccagcacAGACTTTGACTCTGGGATGATGTCACCACACTGCAGAACAGACAAAATCAGTTAGCTGCTGtgagagggaggaaggagggagtCATGGACAGTTGTgcgcatgaacacacacactaccgcGGGCCACCTGGCACTGACAGATAAAGGGAAGCATTAAGAGCCACATTGGGCTCCACTGCTATACCTTCCTCTACCACCAGAGTGTGCCATGTTGCCATATCTTGCGAATTAAGCAATATTTTCTACACTATTAAGTCTGTGCATATCATAATAGACTATAATAACCTGTTTTAGAACTTCATAAGCCTCCTCAAAACTGTAGAAAACATCAGAGTTGATGATGTTGAGAGTAGATGGGTGATATTCTGGCGCTTTTGAGGGTACCACATAGTAATCCTTTGACATTTCCATCGTTTGGCTGTCTGCATGAGACCACAGATGCTGAGTCCACAGTTGACCGCCTTCACCTCTCAAGTATGAACACACAAGCACTGGGTCACGCTGTATTAAATCCCGCAATAGTCGCTCCGTCGGGGATGAGCTCACAGAATTATCGTTTAAAAAGTACCCCTTTAAGACAGAATCCTTGACATTTGGCAGGAATGAGAACATGGGAGACAAATGACACTCTGGAGGCAAGTCTCTCAACAATTTGTCTTTCAGCTTCCCGTAAAACTTGGCACGTCTGATTCTGTCGCTGCTGCAGACAAGGAGAGAGTAACACCTTCCATAGTTTGGTATTTTTCTGAACACCCTGGGCACCTCTTCTCCCCGGTGCTTTTCTTGAGTTGAAAAGTAGAAGGGTGCTCCATCCAGCTCCACTGAAAAAATACGAGAGGACCACTGAGGAAGGACAGACATTGTGCGCCGTGCCATTTGTTTCGCCGGACGTATTGAATTGGTTTCCAATTCGTTTTAATGAAACTGACTGCGAGGCATTATAAACTGACCGCTGCATGGAAAACGAAAGTCACTGCGCCAAAGAGGGAAAACGAAACTTAACCTCCTCTATCAGGTTTTATCAGATGGGCTGCGACAGTTACTGCTGTTCTAGAGAAATGCTTTCCTGGGCTCCAAGTTATGTTTAAAGGAATGTCCGAGATACCAGAAGGTATATTTGCTGGATGTGTCACAGTAAGGTGTGTCTCTTTGACATTTTAACAGGTGCTTCTCATATCCTCAGGTTAAATTAGTATTCAATAATACTAAGGAAACAGAGATGATTAAGGTTGGGCTTGCAGAGAAAACAAAATCCCTCTGCATTGCTCTGAAAACTGCAAACTTTTATTGATACTAATAAATGGAGGATGCAGACTCAGGCACAAAATCATTGACAGAACGTCACCTGGCAACTCAAACAAGCACGACTGCTTTGCTTCTCTtttaaaagtcattaaaagcaGTGTTGACAAACTgcattattacatttaaaaatcatatCACTATTATCCATATAATGTAGGCTATCCTGTAAACTTCCCATGAAGTTCCTAACTCTCATCACTTTGCATCTGTATAATCATTCATAATAAATAATGGACCCACTGTAAGTTCGCCCGCACTGCGCGTGATCTGACCCAGCTGGGTTTCGTTTTCGATGTTTGTAAACAGAAACTATCGAGACGCTCAGCTGATCGAGTTTCCATTTCTATTGGCAAGGAGCGCCCTGCAGCCCTTTATTTAAGACGTGTCAACATCCCCAGTCCGAACACAGAACGTATGAGTTTGAAGATGCAGTTCTTCTCTGTGGTCTCGTCTCCGGTGCTGCTGTTGCAGCTCTGCATCAGCACCCTGCACCACATGTTTGCCAGCATCTTTTCAGCAGTTCGTTACTGGAGAACAACCTCACCTGTTTCACCTGTTGACAGAAAAGTGGACCAAAGAAAAGTGCAAAATGCAACGACTCCAACTAGTGTCAACTATCATTTTACACGCAAGTGTAATTACAAATGTGGATTTTGTTTCCACACTGCTAAAACATCCTTCGTCCTGCCTCTAGAGGAGGCCAAGAGGGGCCTGAAACTCCTGAAGGAATCAGGTAAGTTTGATAGAGCAGTACATTCTgctctggtgtgtgtggggtcaaACCTCTTGCATCTAGTTAAATTCAACGCTCTGTTTGTTAGGCATGGAAAAGATCAACTTCTCTGGAGGAGAGCCTTTCTTGCCCGATAAAGGAGAGTTTCTGGGGAAATTAGTCCAGTACTGTAAACAGGACCTCCAGCTCCCGAGTGTCAGCATCGTCAGCAATGGAAGCATGATCAAAGAAACATGGTTTCAGAAATATGGTAAGACTGCAAATTAGTGTAAactgccttcttcttctttcttctctctctctcttttttcactaGTTGGAGGATACATTTTAGTCTAAGAACAAAGATGCCTTTTTTTGACACCAGTGCATGATCTGAAAACggatgctctctctctctctctctatacataaacatatatatatatatatatatatatatatatatatatatatatatatatatatatatatatctccccCAGGTGCCGATCTAGACATCCTGGCTATCTCCTGTGACAGTTTTGATGAAGCAACCAACCAGCTGATTGGCAGAGCTCAGGGCAAGAAGAGCCATGTTGACAACCTGCTCAAGATCAAGAACTGGTGCCTGCAGTACAAAGTGGCATTTAAAATCAACTCGGTCATCAACACCTTCAACGTGGACGAAGACCTGACGGAGAACATCCTCCAGCTTAACCCAGTCCGCTGGAAGGTAACGACAGAAAGGCAGAGCGGATAATGTTTGCGTATATACATGACATCTTGACACTCATagtcactctctctgtctgtgcttGCTGTATTCAGGTGTTTCAGTGTCTGCTGATTGATGGGGAAAATGCAGGAGAGAGCGCCctgagagaggcagagaggttCGTCATCAGTGAGCAGCAGTTTCAGGAGTTTCTGGATAGACACAGCAGCGTCTCCTGCCTGGTTCCTGAGTCCAATGAGAAGGTATGAAATCATTATCAGTGTTATTATCAGTGGCAAGAAATATGACTGTAGATGTGTTCAAATGCTCTACACGTCTTATTTTGGGTAGGCATGGAACACAAACTGTGATGTAAATCAGTAAGTAGAATTAGGGCTATATATGCTGACAGTAACAACATTCTAATATTGAGATGTATCTCTAAAGAGACAGCAAGGTAAATCTCACCAAAATCTGTCACATTTTAATGAGCAAGGGAAAATGAGGCACGACTTGTAGagtttatatataattatatgaTTATTGCCATCAAATTAATAATATCCACCTTATTCATTCTTACATAATATTCCCATGTACTGCCAATATAGAGCAGTCTGCCACCCGCCTTACTGAATTTACAATCCAGGGTATAAATGGGGAATAATCCAAATGTACCCACATCAGTTTGCAAACCCAAACTAGAGTGGAGTTCCGTGTAAATATAGACAACTATACAAACACAGTGTTCAGGTAGCACGTCAGCCATATTCACTGGACCAAGGCCCAAACATAATGTGTCGTGGTGGCAGAGACAAACTCATCCTGCatcttaaatatataaaaataatactgaAATAATACTGGAACATTGTGTACTGGGAGTGGAGCCAAGTTAGCAGTGTCGTTAGCGTGTGTAAATAGTGAGATGCCAGGTCGTTGACATAACTGATGTTTGTGGTTTTGCTTGTCTTCACAGATGAGGAATTCCTACCTGATCCTGGATGAATATGTAAGTACTGTATATTGTGTTTGGAGTTAACACACTCCTCTCAGAATACTACCAGCTACTTTTCATTGTTTGCTTTCTAACTGTTTAATACACCGGTGACTTATCACATCTGATaggtatatatacatgtgtaatTGATacactctttcttcttttttcagatgCGTTTTCTAGACTGTCGAGAGGGAAGGAAGGACCCGTCCAAGTCCATCCTTGATGTCGGTGTGAAGGAGGCCATTTGCTTTAGTGGCTTTGATGAAAAGATGTTTCTTAAGAGAGGAGGGAAATATGTGTGGAGCAAAGCCGATATGAAGCTGGAGTGGTGAAAACCTGCAACTCGATTTTGATTTACCTTTGTTGAGTGATTACATAGAtcatttgattttgtttaattatatatatatgtgtgtgtgttgtgtctgtgtgtgtctgtgtctgtgtgtgtgtgtNNNNNNNNNNgtgtgtgtgtgtgtgtgtttttatttacatgtgttACAACTTACTGTACTACTACTTACAGTTGTTGTGAAACAGTGTTAAAAGATGTTAAATTCACTATTGagttatatactgtgtgtgtatgtgtgtatatgtatatatatgttgtatacagtatgtatattgtTTTCTTGTACTGCGGACACTTCTGTGTGCAAATACGATTTActaaaatattttcatataaaaagtgtttttcattttattttggtatGCATACATGGAACATGTAGCACTATAAATTATCATAAGACATTCCCTTCTTCCTATGTGGCcaattaaaagccattctaaagGTCCTGGCATTAGATAAACAGCCATAAGGCggacggctgtggctcaggtggtaagAGCGGTCACCTACtgatcggaaggttggtgggccaatccctggccctgcagttccatgccaaagtgtccttgggcaagacactcaaccccaaattgctcccaatgctgtgcatcggagtgtaaatgtgt
Above is a genomic segment from Etheostoma spectabile isolate EspeVRDwgs_2016 chromosome 20, UIUC_Espe_1.0, whole genome shotgun sequence containing:
- the rsad2 gene encoding S-adenosylmethionine-dependent nucleotide dehydratase RSAD2, whose translation is MSLKMQFFSVVSSPVLLLQLCISTLHHMFASIFSAVRYWRTTSPVSPVDRKVDQRKVQNATTPTSVNYHFTRKCNYKCGFCFHTAKTSFVLPLEEAKRGLKLLKESGMEKINFSGGEPFLPDKGEFLGKLVQYCKQDLQLPSVSIVSNGSMIKETWFQKYGADLDILAISCDSFDEATNQLIGRAQGKKSHVDNLLKIKNWCLQYKVAFKINSVINTFNVDEDLTENILQLNPVRWKVFQCLLIDGENAGESALREAERFVISEQQFQEFLDRHSSVSCLVPESNEKMRNSYLILDEYMRFLDCREGRKDPSKSILDVGVKEAICFSGFDEKMFLKRGGKYVWSKADMKLEW
- the cmpk2 gene encoding UMP-CMP kinase 2, mitochondrial, producing the protein MARRTMSVLPQWSSRIFSVELDGAPFYFSTQEKHRGEEVPRVFRKIPNYGRCYSLLVCSSDRIRRAKFYGKLKDKLLRDLPPECHLSPMFSFLPNVKDSVLKGYFLNDNSVSSSPTERLLRDLIQRDPVLVCSYLRGEGGQLWTQHLWSHADSQTMEMSKDYYVVPSKAPEYHPSTLNIINSDVFYSFEEAYEVLKQCGDIIPESKSVLELLASRAEARSKPDFPVIVIEGLDATGKTTLTESLRDTLGACLLRSPPQCLSPMRARFDREPPLIRRAFYALGNYITADQIGQEGMKRPVIVDRFWHSTAAYAIATAVSGAVCNLPAEDSEVYHWPSDLLQPSLVVLLTLDPEERKRRLRNRAQGETKEEQELDHNKLFRLKVEKAYQRIRGPACVTVDASPSTDQVLQEVLLLIRGKCHL